In the genome of Staphylococcus sp. IVB6181, the window TCAAAAACACTTTTTATGTAATCGAAAATATAGATGCATATTGAAAACCAAATTAGTACAATAAGTAAAAATATAAATACTAAATAAATAACTTGGAAACTTTCGTTACCATTTTGAGTTATAAATGGCGGAAGTATACTAATATAAAATAAGATGACCTTTGGGTTTAATAAAGTGCTTAAAAACCCTTGTTTATAAGAAGTAGACAGTCCAACCTTTTTGGTCTTTTTGATTTTAAAAGCACTTGAATGACCTATGTTTAAAAAACTTTTAAGCCCCAAGTATGCAATATAGAGAGCTCCCACTATTTTAATGAATGAAAAAACATATATAGAACTACTTAATATAAAAATAAGGCCAAGTGCGGCTAAAGCAGCATATATTAGTTGTCCACATAGACGGTTCTGTTGCAAAGTTAGAAAAAGTATAGCTAATCACCATTTCATCATGTCAGCGTTCGTTTAACTGGCTAACATATGACTGATTTCATGGCATGGCGAAAATCCGTAGATCTGAAGAGACCTGCGGTTCTTTTTATATAGACCGTAAATGCATTCAATACCCTTTAAAGTATTTTTTGCCGTATTGATACTTTGATATCTTGTCTTTCTTACTTTAATATGACGGTGATCTTGCTCAATGAGGTTATTCAGATATTTGGATGTACAGTGACAGTTAGTGTTAAGTTTAAACTCCTTAATTACTTTAGCTATTGCGACCTTCGTTGAAGGTGCTTGATCTGTAATTATCATTTGAGGTTTACCAAATTGTTTAATGAAACGTTTGATAAACGCATATGCTGCATGATTATCTCGTTGCTTGCGCAACCAAATATCTAATGTATGTCTCTCTGTATCAATAGCACGATATAAATAGCTCCATTTTCCTTTTATTTTGATATACGTCTCATCAATACGCCATTTGTAATAGGCTTTTTTATGTTTTTTCTTCCAAATTTGATACAAAATCGGAGCATATTCTTGAATCCAACGGTAGACCGTTGAATGATGAACGTTTACACCACGTTCTCTTAATATTTCAGATATATCACGATAACTCAGCGCGTATCTTAGATAGTAGCCAACGGCTACAGTGATAATATCCTTGTTAAATTGTTTATATCTGAAATAGTTCATACAGAAGACTCCTTTTTGTTAAAATTATACTATAAATCCAACTTTGCAACAGAACCTATTTTATTATGTTATGCTAAAAAATCTAACATTTAAATTTACTATTTGAAAAGAGATTCTCTTTTGAAAAAGGCTATTGTAACATTATTAAGCGTTGCTTTACTGTTTGGTTTCGGAAGCACTTCATACGTAGAAGCGAATGAGGTTAGTAATGTTAAACAAGTGACTCAAAGTTCGCAAGAAAGTGGTTCAGACATTCCTGATGGCGTAAGTTTAGAAAATGTTGATCAACAAGAATTGATGTAGTTTCTTACTACGGTAGAAAACATTCCAGATTCAGTATTAGCAAAAGGGGATAAGACTACAAATGAATACATACAAAAAGAAAACTCTAATTTAACTACTTCTGAGCGTGGAGTTGTAGGGTGTACATCCGCTATAGGTTTAGCAATCGTCAGTAATGCATTTTCTGCTGCTAAAATTGCTAAAGCAAAAGAAGTTCTTAAAGCTGCTGGTGGCGCAAAAATATTTGCTGCTAAGTTAGTTCCAGCATATAAAGAAGCTCGTAAGACGATGTCTAAGAAAGACGCAGCTGTTTCTGCTGTCAAAACAGCTGGAAGTGCTGCGGGTCCTCCAGTATTGTCTACAGCAATTGGATTCTTTAGTGTTGGTCAAGTGTATAGTGAGTGTTTTGAATAAATTAAATAGCGTGCCGAATTCGGCACGCTATTTTGGTTTTTGAAATGAGCTTCTTCTTATATTAATTAATAGTTAAGGATTATAAGTTATTCTGTAAAATGATTAATTTATAAAAAATAAAAATAATAATTAAACAGTTGACCGTTCCTTTTTATTAAAGTATAATATTATAACTGTATTAAAAAATTATCCCTACGTGTGTTTTCGGATTATTTAGTCAGGGTATTTAAACATAAACGTAATTAACATTAGGATTGAGGAGGTGCAGCACCGTGAGAAGATTGAAAAATTTCATATTAGGTATTTTGATTGTGGCAGTTGTAGGTATGCTTGTCTTTATGCTTGTGAAAGTACCTCAAGTACCGCAAGTCGATACTTATCAACAACAGCTTCTGACTTTCGCATGGTTCTTGCCAGTACTGTTTACCTTAGCTGGTTTACTGATTTTACTCGGCATCATATTGATTTTCAGTCTGTTTGCGCCCACACATCGAAAACCGGGATTGTATAAAATCTATTCGGATGGTCATATTTATATATCAAGAAAATCAATTGACAAAGTTGCACTTGATACTATGGCACAATATGATCAGCTCATGCAGCCGAATGTGGTAACAAAATGCTACAGCAAGAAGAAAAAGTCTTACATAGACTTAAAGGCTGATTTCTTTTTACCAGATCAATCACATGCACAAACAATAACTGAAAATGTCAGAACAGATATTAAGAAAAACGTAGAGTATTTTGCGGAAGTACCTATTAGAAAATTAGAAGTAAATGTTAAGGATCAAAAAAGTCCATCAAGTCCAAGAGTGTTATAAAGGAGGGGGAACAGGATGTCTAACGAAAACAAACAAAAACCGAATGATTCTACACAACACGTTGTTGATTTTATAAAGAGTTACATTGGAAGAATTGTTGGCTTTTTAGTCTTTTTAATCATTGCGATTT includes:
- a CDS encoding LysE family translocator, coding for MQQNRLCGQLIYAALAALGLIFILSSSIYVFSFIKIVGALYIAYLGLKSFLNIGHSSAFKIKKTKKVGLSTSYKQGFLSTLLNPKVILFYISILPPFITQNGNESFQVIYLVFIFLLIVLIWFSICIYIFDYIKSVFENTRINNWFNGLVGTALFSISISILRASP
- a CDS encoding IS6 family transposase yields the protein MNYFRYKQFNKDIITVAVGYYLRYALSYRDISEILRERGVNVHHSTVYRWIQEYAPILYQIWKKKHKKAYYKWRIDETYIKIKGKWSYLYRAIDTERHTLDIWLRKQRDNHAAYAFIKRFIKQFGKPQMIITDQAPSTKVAIAKVIKEFKLNTNCHCTSKYLNNLIEQDHRHIKVRKTRYQSINTAKNTLKGIECIYGLYKKNRRSLQIYGFSPCHEISHMLAS
- the amaP gene encoding alkaline shock response membrane anchor protein AmaP; amino-acid sequence: MRRLKNFILGILIVAVVGMLVFMLVKVPQVPQVDTYQQQLLTFAWFLPVLFTLAGLLILLGIILIFSLFAPTHRKPGLYKIYSDGHIYISRKSIDKVALDTMAQYDQLMQPNVVTKCYSKKKKSYIDLKADFFLPDQSHAQTITENVRTDIKKNVEYFAEVPIRKLEVNVKDQKSPSSPRVL